Within the Mucilaginibacter sp. CSA2-8R genome, the region CTAATGTGTAAGAGCCGCATGCTGCCGGTATTACAAAAGTTTCTGCATAGGCAAAGTTTTGTTGTACTCCTGCAACAGTGGTAACAGTAACAGCATCACCTTCTACCACCATCAAAACATGGCATTTACCTTCACAATCCACCTCCATTTGCTTATCAAACTCCAGGCGGTGTACATCGTAAAAGTGCTGTTCGTGTGTTGGTACATGTACCACGGTTGCGCCATCATTTTGGCTGATGATAGTCTGCATGGAAATAAACTCTTGTTTTACCCTCTCCCCTTTGCGTTGAAAGTCTAAGTTTTTAAAGGCATGATCTATATTGATGGGGCGCGGGTTGCCTTCTAAGTCCAGGCGCACCCAATCGTACATTTTGAAAGTAAAAATGTAAGGAGTTGCGCTTATTTCGAGTACCAAGTTACCCGCACCGGCGCTATGGATGGTTTGATTAGGAATCAGGAACAGATCATGTTTCGTAGCAGTATGCGCCTGTACATAATTTTCGATATCAATTGGTTGATTCTCGGCCTGGCTGTTTTCCAGTGCATCCTTAAATTGCTGGGGGTTGATAGAATCCTGAAATCCTAGATAAACCTGCGCATTAGGCTCACAATCTAAAATATAGTAAGTTTCATCCTGGGTAATATTCTCGCCGAATTGTTCTTGAATGTATAGTAGCGATGGGTGGCACTGGATAGAGAGATTACCGCCCTTAACGGTATCTAAAAAGTCAAACCGAATAGGAAATTCATCGCCATAAACTTCAGCGTGCTTCCCAAGCACATCACCGGAATGGGTAAACATTAACGTATCAAATGATACTTCCAGCAACCAGCCGTCGCTTTCAAATACCAGCCCGTTTTCAGGTACAATCAACTCAAAAGACCATGCATAGTTAACCGCATCCGGATTAACACCATTAATGTGCGACTTAATCCATTGCCCTCCCCATGCACCTGGCTCAAACCATGGCCTTACGCGCAATGGGCTATGGCTTAATTGCTGCAAGCCTTGACGCAAGGCATCACCGGTTATCCAATTAATGTTATCAGGCCACTGGCCATCAATCATTACCGCAACATCTTGTAAAATCTCCTTTTTGTGTTGATTAAGCAATACCCAATCAACAAAGTAAAAGCGCTTGTACATGTAAAATGGCTCAGCTACTTTATCAGACCCTAAGTTGGTAATGGAACCAGCCCGCATTCTGAACTGCAACTCATTTTTAGGCAGATCGATATAAAGTAATGGTGCGTTCCAACCAGCCAGCACTGCACCAGGACCTAGTACTATAGTAATGTCAGTCTGTTGATCCGGAACCTGCTTCTCCAAGCTTTCTATGTTATAAAAATCAGCTAACGCTAAAGTACAACGCCTTCCCCAAACAGATTCGTAGGTACCCATAAACGGTTCGATCAACTCGTCTATACGTGCGGGGTCTTTTAAATAATCAGCAGTATCAATCCAGCTAACTTTTAACCCTTTTTGCTCAAAATGCTGTTGTAATTCTGCTTTTATATTATCCCAAAATACGCCTACATAACCATCAATAACCACAGCTTTGTGCTGAGCAATCCAAGCAGCAAGTGTATCGTATCCATGGTTAATTACGCCAGATTTCAGCAGACATGTTGGATAGATATTATAAGCACCGAAATCCAGTTCTTCCGCATTCAGCCTTTGGGGCATCAGGTATTGGGTAGTTTTCCGGGTATCGGCAGCAACTTGATGTTCAATATCTGTAGCAATAGTAGATATACTCATATTATTGTTATAATGTATGTACATATTAAACAGTAAAAATTATTACTGCGATTCGATTAATAAAATTGACAGACGTCAATAATTGGCTTTATGTTTATATGTACAAACATAATGATAAATATGATAAAACAAATTTATTTTAATATTTTACTCGAAGCCATATCTAACAGTAATCAGGCATCAACTCCGTTAATATGTACATACATTAACACTTGGAATAAATTTGCTATAATTGTATTTAAATGATGACAAATTACAGCATTGACCATAAGAGCCCGATGCCTCTACATGCACAGGCAGAAATGCTCTTGAGGCAACTGATACAGGAAGAGGACTACCAAAACGGCAAAGTTTTACCCAATGAAGTAGAACTGGCTAAAAAGCTAGCTATATCTCGCACAACGTTAAGGCAGTCTATCAACAAACTGGTTTTTGAAGGTTTGCTGGTTCGTAAAAAGCGCTCCGGTACACGTGTCGCTCAAAATGCGGTAAGCTCTAAATCCAACAATTGGCTGTCGTTTTCGCAAGAGATGAAGTTGCGCGGTATTCCAATTCGTAACTTTGAACTCCATGTAACCTGGGTAACTCCTAACGAACAGTTAATTAATTTTTTCGATATTAAACCAGAACGTAAGGTATTAAAGATGGAACGGGTCCGTGGCAGACCTGACGAGCCGTTTGTTTACTTCGTATCATACTTTCATCCGCGTGTAGGGCTAACCGGTGATGAAGATTTCAAACGCCCGCTTTACGAAATGCTGGAGCAGGAGCATCATGTAATTGCAACCTTATCTAAGGAAGAAATAAGTGCAATAGCTGCTGAAGCGTCTATTGCTGAAAAGTTAAGAGTAGCAACTGGCAGCCCTTTGCTGTTCCGCAAGCGCTTTGTGTTTGATCAGGGCGAACGCCCTATTGAGTACAACCTAGGATATTATAAAGCTAACAGCTTTGTATATACGGTGGAAAGCACTAGGTAGTTAAATAAATTATAGTTGAGCTACCACAACGAATAAATTAATTTGGCTAATCAGCTTGTTTACCTTTCAACTATCCAATGTAAAGCTTCATCATAGCCTTAAAATTGTACAGCAGAAGTGATGGGAGCTGAAACTATTGATTATTATAAACAAGGATAAGCTTCATCATATATAGACGATTGCGTCTAAAATTTTGTGTGTTAAATAAACCATCACTCCAACACTTGTATTCAATATAATTTTTTTGCGAAGGTGTATGGGTAAACAAGTATATGTTGTACTCATAAACATCTTCAAGTAATACTGTCTTCTACATGGGCTATGAAAAACCGGCTGTTAATTGTTTGTT harbors:
- a CDS encoding GntR family transcriptional regulator — protein: MMTNYSIDHKSPMPLHAQAEMLLRQLIQEEDYQNGKVLPNEVELAKKLAISRTTLRQSINKLVFEGLLVRKKRSGTRVAQNAVSSKSNNWLSFSQEMKLRGIPIRNFELHVTWVTPNEQLINFFDIKPERKVLKMERVRGRPDEPFVYFVSYFHPRVGLTGDEDFKRPLYEMLEQEHHVIATLSKEEISAIAAEASIAEKLRVATGSPLLFRKRFVFDQGERPIEYNLGYYKANSFVYTVESTR
- a CDS encoding class I mannose-6-phosphate isomerase; its protein translation is MSISTIATDIEHQVAADTRKTTQYLMPQRLNAEELDFGAYNIYPTCLLKSGVINHGYDTLAAWIAQHKAVVIDGYVGVFWDNIKAELQQHFEQKGLKVSWIDTADYLKDPARIDELIEPFMGTYESVWGRRCTLALADFYNIESLEKQVPDQQTDITIVLGPGAVLAGWNAPLLYIDLPKNELQFRMRAGSITNLGSDKVAEPFYMYKRFYFVDWVLLNQHKKEILQDVAVMIDGQWPDNINWITGDALRQGLQQLSHSPLRVRPWFEPGAWGGQWIKSHINGVNPDAVNYAWSFELIVPENGLVFESDGWLLEVSFDTLMFTHSGDVLGKHAEVYGDEFPIRFDFLDTVKGGNLSIQCHPSLLYIQEQFGENITQDETYYILDCEPNAQVYLGFQDSINPQQFKDALENSQAENQPIDIENYVQAHTATKHDLFLIPNQTIHSAGAGNLVLEISATPYIFTFKMYDWVRLDLEGNPRPINIDHAFKNLDFQRKGERVKQEFISMQTIISQNDGATVVHVPTHEQHFYDVHRLEFDKQMEVDCEGKCHVLMVVEGDAVTVTTVAGVQQNFAYAETFVIPAACGSYTLVSTNQKPVKVIKAFLK